CTTGTCCTTTTGAGCACACAGCCTGGGGATGGGATAACACTGACCATCCAGGGATCCTAATGTGGCCAGAAGGAGCCCCAGACCCATCAAGTGCTGTGAGGTACTTGGACTGAGTGCTGGGGGCCAGGCAGACCTAAACAGCTGTGCCAACGGATCTGCAACCAGAGCTTGTGGACTCCCCGCTTCCCAAGAGCCCAGCACACTCCCACACCCAGAGCTGCCCTCTAACAACCTTCCAGCAACAGAGCTGTGAGGCCCAGAGCACCAGGTCAGTAAGTGCTTCACCAGCAGCGTGAGCTGCTCCTTAGTTGGAGGCTTGTCAGAAGTGCCAGGACACGCTCCGGGAACTCACGCCTGCTTCGGAAGGAAACCAGTATGCAGAGTGTGCAGGAGACGCCCGCCATCTGAGACCTCCACGTTGAGCTTCCACTGGACCCAAGTCAATCGAGCCTGTCCTCTCAAGTGGTCACAACTTCCGTGGCACACTAGGCCCCTTCCCGTGAAGCTGAGAAGCATCTGGAGAATAAGAACAGAACAGTCTTTCAGGAGCTGACTCCATACGTAGGCACTGGCATTACGCAGGCCAATGGTGTACTGAGCAGTGTGCCCAGAACAGCTCCTGAGATGTGACTTAGGCCACTTCACAGCTCAGGTGACAACCGCCACTATGACAAGGCCTGATGTTCACACACAACTCAGGGTAGCAGTGCTCACCACCAGGTATAGGGACAACTGTAAAGACACCAGCGTGGAGtccaggcagagaggaagggaaagcaaAGCAGACACAGACACGGCTGTGTTGCTGCCACGCAGAGCCTGATGGCAGCCCCTCAGGTAACGACCACCTGAAGTGCGGcgcaggaggaggggaaggctCACTGGCGTTAGCACAGCTGCTCTGCGGAGAGCCTTTTAATACCCagaagaaaaacagcaaaatGCTACAAGAAAGCAATGTCcttcttttccatcctttctctctcatttccttctACTTTTTGGGTGAAAATACCACAGACCCTCAATCTCTTTCCATTGGCTCTTTATTTCGTTTCTTTTAGAGAGGAACATTCCCCAAAGCAGGCAGAGGTGGGCCATCTGTCACACACCCAAGATCTCACCTAGGTAGCTCCATGGATGCTTGCACTACACTTATTCCCACTGGCAGCCACCGGTATGTGGGGGAAATCCATGCATTTCACTGCTTCTCCAGAGGAAAAAGGGCTAACTACAGACATAGGCTTAGCCCCCAAGGAAGCCAAATTTTCATCTAGAGACCTACAAACTCATTCTCACTCCCAGCTGGCCTCTGGCACTCACTACCAATGCTTCAACCTCAGAACCAGCCTTCAGAGACCCACAGCAGACCAGGAGGTAGACATCTACTTGACAGTCATGGGTCCTACCCTCTCCATATGGCAGGTCAAGTCATGTATAGCCCAGGGGCCCTCAATCCACAGGGTAGTAACCTAGGCTCAGCTTCGCTAAGACTGGCTCTTCCCTTACTAATGCAGCCCAGGGCCTGTCTGGCACAAGTCTAAAGGCAGTAAGAACACCAGTCAAATCCTAGTGTTCCATCAGGCTTCTCATACTAGAATTCTATGAGGTCTGTCCCCAAGAAAACAGGACTGAATGTGGCACATCTACTTTCTACCAAGTGCCTGCCTGAGGCACCGATGCCTATTTCTCATGCCACTAAGCAGTGACACACCAAAGGCTAGCTTAAAATAGCTATTCTGTGGGGACACTGCCTCGTTCCTGGTGTGCTCCCAAATCTGTTTCCAAGAAGGCTTTACATCTGGCCAGACTGAAAGTGGCTTCTCATTCAGGTCCATGCTGCCATCAGAGGGAAACTGTCCTTCCTCAGAGTCTTGTACTGTGGCCCCTCACTGCTCTGTGGATTTCTCCCATTTACAGAAGCAAAGTATGGAGAGCCTCTGTGAACTGACAAATACCAGTGAGCGCACAGCCTTGCTGTGAAGGCCGGTAGTGCCCACTAGCCCTTGGGAGAGTCCTACCATTACTTTCTTTCTTAACCAAAGAGGGAAAAGATGCTAAGAGTCAGGACAGACCCTGCCTCTGGGTCAGGTCCCATAGCTTTCTGTGCTCACCAAGGCTCAGGGTTCCAGTCGAGAACCCAGCAGTCTCACTGTGGAGGCCATGTTATTCCGATGCCCACATAGCCAGACCCTTAAAAGACAAGGCGAGACGACAACACAGCAACGACAAGGCAGACATTCCACGTCCAGCAGTAGACAAAGCACCTAAGGATGGAGAGCAGCAGTGCACAGAGTGCATGGCAGGGGCACATCTGGCAATTACCTGGCAGACTCTGCGGGACATGGGTGGACACGGCAGCATGTGGGAGAGTTGCTGCATGGGGCGGGCTGGAGTGCAAGCCAGCCAGAAGACCTGAGAGAAACAGGAGGGGAGAGAACAAAACACGAACATTGAAGACAGAAGGGAAAAACAGCCCTGGCAGCCAAGAGCCCCTGACGACTGGCCAGACCAGTCTAAGAACCAAACCCaaaggggaggggctcagcacTGTCCCAGGGACATTCCCCATGGTCACACCAGAAACACACAGGAACCACAGCACACCACAACACAGGGACAGAGACAGAAGACAGGTACTTACTGTGGCTGATACCGTGGTGGAAGGTCCCAGGGGCTGGGCCTGTGACGATGGCATCCTTGGAGACCCCCGCTTTAGCAGAGGACTCCGCACTGAAGGAGAGCACATGGAGTGGAAATGGGACAGGGGCAAGGATCCCCAGTGAGTTAGAGTTCACTGCCCCAGGCAGCTTGGGGTTGCTGGACTTGTAGGATGAAGACAGCAGGTTTAAGGGAGAGGAGCTGGTCAGCAGCACAGCCCCACCCGGTCCTTTCTGGGGAGGAAACATAGACAAGTGGTCAGAAGCCTGGTCCTGTTAACTCATAGCAAACCTAGGAGCGTGCACAACAGGCACACACATCAAATGCCCCAGAAAAGGCACTTTTCTATTTTGCAGTCCTGGAGAAAAGAACAAGGACAGTCTATGAAATGGCATGGAGTGCGTTCCAGGGCATAGGACACTAAAGGTGTCTCTTTGGTGAGGAGAGGAAAGACCACCACTGTGGATATCCACAAGTATGTGTATGCACCTTCTTATACACCCATTTATTTTGCATACGTTTACtatgtaaatacacatatatttgtgtatatttggttagtctttgtttttaaaaagaaataggaagactgaggatgtagcttagtggcatagcacttgcctaCTAAGTGTAAGTCCTTAGATTCAGTCCCCATCTCCCCAAGCTGTACCCAAACTTCTTATAATTATCTCCCACCCTCAGCATTCACTAGCTGCTGAATTCTGATAAATCACCTCTGACCTGCAGATTCCTTCAAAACCAATCAGAGAATCGTTCTCAGAAGGTACTGCTATTTCCAGGGCATGAAAGCCTTAGCACCTGACAGATGAAGGCATTTTCTGGAGAGATACACAGGTCAGAGGTGGAAGGAGGGAAGTTCTGTGGCTCATTGTGCAGGTGCAGACCCAGCCTCTCTACAGGCACAATACTGACAGCTGTTTTTGCTCCACTCACCCTCCTAAGAAGACAGGCAGGTTATCCTGGGCCTTCCTACTCCCAGAAAAGGGAAGACTGAGCAGGAAGCTCAGTTCTCCATCCAGAGTATGAGCTCACTATTCCCACCTGACCTTCAGCTTCAGATCACATTCTCCACTCAGGGCAAGGCAAGTGGCCTTGTCCCTGAGTCCCCAGGGGTGGGACAGGCTGCATGCTGGGATACTCACTGGCAAGGAGGTAGATGATGTCACACTACTAACTGTGGCGGGCTTCAGGGAGGAGGTCAGTAACTTTGCCACTCCCTGGGTACCACCACCGGAATCTCCATTTGGACCACCAGGAGGGGCTACCAGGGTCAGCTTCTGGGAAACAGGTGGTTTCTTCACTGTCGAGCTTGGGACAGGCTGGCTGGTGGACTGTCCTGTGGAAGGAGGCTGTATGCTGGGGAGCAGGGTCCCAGAAGCAGAGCTCTGCACTCGGGTTCCTCCAGAGGAAGAGCTGCCAGAAGAAACCCCATGTTTGGAGATAGAGCCAGCAAATGGATTATTCTTATAAGATGGCCCCGCAGAGTTGGCTGGGTGCTGTTTTGCTGGGTGGCTCAGGGCAGTAGAGGACGAGGCTGGGGTCTTATGAGAGCTGCCACTGGAAGATGGTGAGCCTCCAGAGGAGGTTGGTGTGGGGGGATGGAAGCTCTGGCCTTTGGCTGCTGTCTTCACTAGCTGCACAAGGGAACGATGACACTGTGGGGAGGAAGCCTTTGGGCCTTGGAGTTTACTGACAAATGGAGCTGGGGGCGTGAAATTTTTCTGCTGCTGAGTGCCTGCATGAAAGACTTTGACTTGGGGGCCAGGTACTGGAGCTGCCGCCTGGGGTCCATGAGACGTCCGTGGCAAGCTGTGGTGCTTTGCTTTGGACTGGTGTACTTCTGGCAGGCCCTTGCTGAGGGGAGCCTGACAGGACAGCTCTTTGTAGCCAGAACTCTCTGGTTTTTTCTCCTGAGAGGATTGCCCCAGTGCTAGAGCCTGTTCAGCCAGAAAATTTAGGGGTGACTGCAGTGTGCTAGCGGGTGGTGGTGCAGAGGGGTTGGGTTTCACAAAGTTCCTTTTCTCTTCTGCACACAAAACACCTGTGACTTTTTCTGCTGGTGCTTTGGAGGGTGCAGCCATTGTGAACTCAGAGCTCCCAGCCACTCTGCTATTCAACACGGCCAGCTCCTTGGACACGGCTTCCATCGAGGAGGCTGGATCATGGCCCAAGTCTTCATCCAATGAGTCCTCCAGGTTGACAGGAGCAGGGTTAGTGAGGCCACCAGACACCTGGGATGGGGGCTCCCTACTCGTGGACCCAATGTTCAGGCCTCCTCCCTGGTGTTCCGATGGCAAAGCAGTGGAGCCAGCCATTTGTCCTGATGGGACGGAAGCCTTTTTATCAGGCTTAGCAGAAGACTcctaaatgaaaacagaaatgatgacTGTTTAGAAATGTCCAAAGATGCCAGCGCTGGCCTGTTGTGAGGACATAAATGGGAACAACTCAAAGATCTGAGATTCCTGTATAATTACAAAACAAGGTGTGGACAGAGCAGATGTCAAGCCTGCCTTGTCTTAGGCACCTTTTGGTATATGTTATGCTTTGTGGCTAAGGACATGCCCAGTCACAGGGAAacttctcttttctgtttctgaaaagtACAAGACCTATGCAAGAAGACACACTGCCTAGTGGCATTCACACTGTCTTGAAGTGTTCCTTGCTGCAGACTGACACATGGCATAAGAACTATCTTAAAttagctttcttttctctttgatttctccCAGCACCCATCTCTCCTCGGTCCTTATGGGACTAGGAAAGGAATCTATCCTGTCACTCCTGCACCTCTGATACTTATCACAGTATGTCTCAGACACTGTAGAAGCTTGGCAGATACTCAGGAACATATGGCTGGCACAACTTATTCTCACGATCTCTTTAGGTATGGCTAAGGAGACCACCAAGTCTTAGGAACTGGTAAGAATATGGCAAGTAGCAATGTTCTCTACACTGAGAGGTCTCTGCAGCTCTTGCACTCTGGCAGGCAGCCCAACAGTCGCCTCTCCTTTCTGCTGTTGCTCCAGGCTACACTGCACTTGGCCAGGAGTGTATCTTGGCGTACGACCTTCACAACTGCAGGGGTGCCTCACTCCTCAGAGGACTTCCAAAGATCCCACCTACCCCACAACAACCCCAGAAACTGGGCCAGCTAGGTACTGTTTTATAGACTtgagcctggggcaggaggattaaaTGGCCCATGCAGGTCTCTGCCCTGGTTCAAGAATAGCTATTCCCCTAGACCAGTGAAACTCAACAGCTGCCATGGTCATTTAAGAAGTTTCCTGGGCACTGCTTGCAGGGAGAAAAGGACAGCCAGCATATGACCTGAGCAAGCTGACTCACCTTCACCTTGATTTTAGAAGGGGCCATTACTTTCTTCTTGGCTCTGTTCAAAGAAATAAACACagggaaggttcagaggagatcCACAGAAAGAGATAAAACAACAGTGTTCTGAGAAATGAAAAACGCCAAGACACTCACAAAATTGATGTCAGGTGTCCATGGCCTCGTCGACTCTCCTTAAACAGAGTCCTGAAAGAAACAGAACATGGCATTCTGTTCACCCTAGACACCACCATTCTATTTCCAGAGCTTTTCTAGCAACTCTGGTACTTGGTGGCTGCTCTTAAATCCAGTTGACTGGTGAGCTGAATTCCTATTGAGAGTCCAAAGCAGCCACCCTGGTGGGATGGAAGCCTTTCAAAAGCCCATCAAAAGCCAAGAGTATGGACTTTATAAAAAAAGACTATGGCTCTGTCCCTGACCTCATGGCCACCTTCTCCTAGGCAGAAGCACTTTCCTTACTGCCTATCCTTGACACAGCCAAGAAGAAAATGTGGGGTGAAACTCAAAACAAATTTCTTCATACAAGTCCAACCTATAAGAACAGAACAATTCCCAAGGCTTTATGATTTGtgcaaattacaaataaatagGGCCCAACACAGAAAATCAGCCCTAGCTAACTTTCCCTGCCCTGTGTACAGCAGACATACTCCATTTGTGGGAAGTGACCTCTTCAACAGAAGCCTG
The sequence above is drawn from the Urocitellus parryii isolate mUroPar1 chromosome 9, mUroPar1.hap1, whole genome shotgun sequence genome and encodes:
- the Ubn1 gene encoding ubinuclein-1 isoform X1, encoding MSEPHRVQFTSLPGSLNPAFLKKSRKEEVGGAEQHQDCEPAAAAVRITLTLFEPDHKRCPEFFYPELVKNIRGKVKGLQSGDKKKDLSDPFNDEEKERHKVEALARKFEEKYGGKKRRKDRIQDLIDMGYGYDESDSFIDNSEAYDELVPASLTTKYGGFYINSGTLQFRQASESEDDFIKEKKKKSPKKRKLKEGGEKIKKKKKDDTYDKEKKSKKSKFSKAGFTALNASKEKKKKKYSGALSVKEMLKKFQKEKEAQKKREEEHKPVVVSSVEAQGLRDLEGASDPLLSLFGSTSDNDLLQVATAMDSLTDLDLEQLLSESPEGSPFQDMDDGSDSLGVGLDQEFRQPSSLPEGLPAPLEKRIKELAQAARAAEGESRQKFFTQDMNGILLDIEVQTRELSSQIRSGVYAYLSSFLPCSKDALVKRARKLHLYEQGGRLKEPLQKLKEAIGRAMPEQVAKYQDECQAHTQAKVAKMLEEEKDKEQRERICSDEEDDEEKGGRRIMGPRKKFQWNDEIRELLCQVVKIKLESHDLERNKAQAWEDCVKAFLDAEVKPLWPKGWMQARTLFKESRRGHGHLTSILAKKKVMAPSKIKVKESSAKPDKKASVPSGQMAGSTALPSEHQGGGLNIGSTSREPPSQVSGGLTNPAPVNLEDSLDEDLGHDPASSMEAVSKELAVLNSRVAGSSEFTMAAPSKAPAEKVTGVLCAEEKRNFVKPNPSAPPPASTLQSPLNFLAEQALALGQSSQEKKPESSGYKELSCQAPLSKGLPEVHQSKAKHHSLPRTSHGPQAAAPVPGPQVKVFHAGTQQQKNFTPPAPFVSKLQGPKASSPQCHRSLVQLVKTAAKGQSFHPPTPTSSGGSPSSSGSSHKTPASSSTALSHPAKQHPANSAGPSYKNNPFAGSISKHGVSSGSSSSGGTRVQSSASGTLLPSIQPPSTGQSTSQPVPSSTVKKPPVSQKLTLVAPPGGPNGDSGGGTQGVAKLLTSSLKPATVSSVTSSTSLPKGPGGAVLLTSSSPLNLLSSSYKSSNPKLPGAVNSNSLGILAPVPFPLHVLSFSAESSAKAGVSKDAIVTGPAPGTFHHGISHSLLAGLHSSPPHAATLPHAAVSTHVPQSLPDASQLHGKGPSVPRKL